TGTTCCTTATTTTATAACTGAACTTTGAATTTTGTTTATAAAGAGGTCAAATAAATTTGGCATCAGTGTCAGGCTATTTTCGAGAAAAACAACTTGCCAACCAAGTTGAAAGTGTCTAGAGACTAAAAAGAAAATTCAACGTGTATGTTAATCATTCTAATCGTAGAGAAGCGTACTTTTTAGTACCCCATTGTGACTAGGTTATTCCATGATAAAAAAAGCATTTACTCTTTCAGAATTAGCTGAATTGACTCAAGCCACGCTTGTTGGCAATCCTCACCACACTATCACTGGAGTGGCAGACCTGGCCTCTGCTGGAGAAAATGATGCTTCATTTTTATCACGGCCTAAGTATACGAGCTCCAGATACGATGAAGCGATGCGCAAATCAAAGGCAGGGGTAGTTTTTATTTCACCTGATACTTTTTATGACAAAACTCGCAATGTTTTAATTGTAGAGGATCCCTCGCGCGCTTTTCAATTAACTCTAGAAGCTTTTTTTGAAGAAAAAAGAAGTCAATCAGGGTTTTTGGGGATTCATTCCACTGCGGTGGTGCACGAAACGGCCGTGATTGGGCAGAATGTCACCCTTGGACCTTATTGTGTGATTGACCATGGAGTTCACATTGGAGCTAATACAACCATAGGCGCTGGCTGTTATATTGGGTCCCACACTTTCGTGGGAAGTGATTGCTTTTTCTATCCGCATGTGACAATTCGAGAGAGGTGCCAAATTGGAAATCGGGTTATTTTGCAGCCAGGTGTCATTATTGGATCCTGTGGCTTTGGATATACCACCGATGCGAAAGGGCAGCATACCAAGCTCAACCAGATCGGCATTGTGTTGATTGAAGACGATGTAGAAATTGGAGCAAATGTCACCATAGACCGAGCGCGCTTTAAAGAGACTCGCATCGGAAAAGGATCCAAAATAGATAACGCTGTACAAATCGCGCATGGGGTAACGATTGGTGCTCACTGTTTAATTGTGGCCCAAACTGGCATTGCAGGTTCCACAAAAATAGGGAATCATGTGGTGATAGGTGGGCAGGCAGCTGTAGGAGGGCACCTGGAGATCGCCTCAGGAGTCATCATTGCGGCTAAATCAGGGGTCACTAAATCCTTGAAAGAACCGGGAAAATATGGCGGTTTTCCAGTAATTCCTCTTTCTGAGCATAATCGTCAGTCTGTGCAAGCGCGCAATATTGGAAAATATTTAGAGCACATTGAAAAACTTGAAAAAAGATTGGAGAGCCTTGAAAAAAAGAGCTCTGAGAATTAAGTCTGCATAGGGTCTTTCTGCCGTGAAACCCTATTTTTAGGCTTTATCGCCCTCCATGCAAAATAGCTTTTCTCTTCAAGGCTAATTTCTAAATTTTCATAAGCAGAGGAATTAAACGACTTAGGCGCTCTACAAGGTACCTTAGGGTTAATACTCGGCGGCTCGGAAAATGATCCCGAGCGCTACCCATGCTGCTCATCTATTTATTCGATCTCATCTCAGCTAATAAAATAGGGATTAGCGAATTTCATTCATGAAACGGATAAACTTCATTACCCCTATGCGGGTTGCTTATGAACAGTTGCGTTTGCGGATGACCTCCGATTAAATAAGGGTTCATACACCGACAGGTGAGGGAATTGAAAAAGTAGGGAAACTTTCGCTTTGCTGAAGAGCGATTCAATTTTAATAAAAGGCGTTAAGACCTAAGCTTGCTTGGTAGTTAGAAAAACAGTGTCCTTTTTCTCCGGCTAGCTGTCCATAAAGTTGCACACCAGGGAAAATCTGTTTCTTGGCTTGAAGAAAGCTTTCGAACGAATGGCGATGCAAGGGGGCACCTTGAACCTTAAAAGAGTCTCCAAAGTTTTTAAATTGTACGCGCATTTCGTTTTGAAAACCTTTGAAAGCATAACGCCAATCGAAGCCCACCTTAATTTCTAATCCATCAAAATCTCCCCTAACATGAAATCCCATCCGAGATTTTATTGTAGACAATTTTTTATGGAGGATTTTTAAATTAAGGATTTTCCCGTGACGTTCTATAGAACTTTGTTGATGAAAATAACTTAAATCTAGGCCTAGAAATGGTTGCCATTTAACCTTAGAGGCACAGAATGTTTTACCTAATTCAAAATAAGCAGCGCCATTTGCAAGAAAAGGGTTTGTGCTGGGTCGAATCCTTTCGTTTTTAATGAAAGCGAGCCGTTTTATTTTGCAATTTCCTCCTCCTCCTATCAAATTAGCCAAAGCGTAAAAAGAAGGGTGTTGATAGAGAGCGAATAAAATTCCTTGTGTTTGATGGACTTTTGCATTTCCTCCTAGTTTAAAATTTATTTGATTGAACTCATAATTAACGGAAGCGCCGAGCGCTAAGTGCAAACCAAGATATTTAAAGCCCCCTAGATTTATATTCCACGTGGTAGATTTCAAACCAGGTGTGCGGTGAGAATTAGAAATAAATCCCCTTTCCCCGCTCCCTTGTGCCCAAAAGGTGAGGGGAGAGCCCCCTTGGCAGCAAACAGGTAAGCATAAATTCAGGGCGCTGAGACGCTGAATTAAACGATGATGAGAAAATTGAAGGGATTGGATCAAACTTACATACTGAGCGCCACTATATTGAGCTAACCTTTTTTGAAGCTGCCCTGGAGTTAAGGTGCCTAAATGATGAATCAGGGCCTGTTGAGAATAATCAGGTTGTAAAAGTTGGTCAATTTGTCTTGCAACATTTCTCTGATTTTGGTTAGCAGCAAAAGGATTGAAATTCGTTTTTAAGGTCAGGAAAACATGGGCGGCATCGTATTCTAAAGAAGGTAAAAAATAAGGGTTAGTCACACTACAGCTGGAAAATGTTCCATTTCTACCTTTCTGCCCACGGACAATCAAATAAGGAGTTCCTACATGGTATTGTCCATCAGGGGAATGAATGTTTAAGTTTCCATTAATACTTGCTAAGCCCTGAGCGTCTACTAAACTGCTTTGCCCGCTCCCATCAATCGAAGCTGCAAGCACACTTTCTGCACTTTGAAGGTAGTTGCCTGCAATGTTAAAAGTCCCAACCATGTGATTTCCTGGGACAAATATGGCCCCTGTTTGAATAGTTAAATCTCCATTGATCGATCCTGTTCCTGCTAAAGTACCCCCTTGGATATCTGTGCACCCTGTGAAAGTATGGTTACCATTTAGAATTAACCTACCTGAACCCTTTTTAGCTAAGCTACCCCCTATTCCACTTATAGTGCCCTCAATGGTTGAATCGGTATGATTAGCCCCCAAGGAGAGCTGAAAAGCATTTAAATGAATCGAACTAGAGGAATCAGCAGAAAGCGAACCGAGGGTATTATGTTGATTAAATTGCAGTTGGGACTGAGAGTGGAGATTAATTGCCGCCTCTCCTCCTGACGCTGTTTCTTCAAATATAACCGAACTTGCATGTGTCAAAATAGTTGAGGTGTTAGCCATGCTATTTCCACTGAATGTCACCCTAGACCCATTTATAGCTAAAACTTGGGCAGAGTTAGCTTGACTAGCGCCCTTAAAACTTAAAGTGGTTTTATCAGCAAATATTCTGATGTTTTGAGCTTTAGAAGTATTCGTAAAGGCAATATTTCCCTTGTCAGTGCTCGTGATTGTGGCTGATCCGCCCCTGCTATTGTTAAAAAAAGTGGCTGTGGACCTATCACCCGTCATCGTAATTTGAGCATTCCCTGCTGTAGAAGTGGAGAAAAATTCCAGCAAGCCTCCACTTGCCTTGAGATTAATATTGGCATTAGAAGCTGTAGCGCTATTGGCAAATCGCAGGCGTCCCACATTTGTTAACTCATAAAATATCTTTCCGGATTGGGTAGCATCTGCTGAGCTATTATTTTCAAAGCGAAAAATTGAATTAGAACCATGGATTGAAAAAACTTGCTCAGATGTTCCCGAATTAGCCACGCCAACTTGTTGCAGGCGGAATTGCCTAGAAGTCGTAAACTGTAAAATAAAATTGTAGCAAGCTGTATCTACAAATTGAAGAGTCCCCATCCTAATATCTGTGGCGGGCGAGCCAGATAAAGTAGGCGTAAAAATGAAGCCGCTAGAGGAAAAAACGGCTGTATCATCACTTCCTGGTAGGGTATTAAGGTCCCAGTTTGATGTCGTTAAGGCATCCTCGCTTATACCTCCCGTCCAAGGAATTTCGATACAAAATGCAGCTTGAATAATTACCAGTAAAAATGAGGTGAGAATCCCGTTTTTGATTTGCACGGCTATAACCTTTTTGTTTTTTTCAAATAGTAAATAACATGGCGAAATAAAAGAAAAGATAAAATTTAACTTATGTCTTCAGGGGCTTACCTATCTCATTACATGTCGCTTAAAGCCAATGAAGAAGGCGCGAGAAATGGAAGAGCACCTTGATCA
This genomic interval from Parachlamydia sp. AcF125 contains the following:
- the lpxD gene encoding UDP-3-O-(3-hydroxymyristoyl)glucosamine N-acyltransferase, which encodes MKKAFTLSELAELTQATLVGNPHHTITGVADLASAGENDASFLSRPKYTSSRYDEAMRKSKAGVVFISPDTFYDKTRNVLIVEDPSRAFQLTLEAFFEEKRSQSGFLGIHSTAVVHETAVIGQNVTLGPYCVIDHGVHIGANTTIGAGCYIGSHTFVGSDCFFYPHVTIRERCQIGNRVILQPGVIIGSCGFGYTTDAKGQHTKLNQIGIVLIEDDVEIGANVTIDRARFKETRIGKGSKIDNAVQIAHGVTIGAHCLIVAQTGIAGSTKIGNHVVIGGQAAVGGHLEIASGVIIAAKSGVTKSLKEPGKYGGFPVIPLSEHNRQSVQARNIGKYLEHIEKLEKRLESLEKKSSEN
- a CDS encoding autotransporter domain-containing protein produces the protein MQIKNGILTSFLLVIIQAAFCIEIPWTGGISEDALTTSNWDLNTLPGSDDTAVFSSSGFIFTPTLSGSPATDIRMGTLQFVDTACYNFILQFTTSRQFRLQQVGVANSGTSEQVFSIHGSNSIFRFENNSSADATQSGKIFYELTNVGRLRFANSATASNANINLKASGGLLEFFSTSTAGNAQITMTGDRSTATFFNNSRGGSATITSTDKGNIAFTNTSKAQNIRIFADKTTLSFKGASQANSAQVLAINGSRVTFSGNSMANTSTILTHASSVIFEETASGGEAAINLHSQSQLQFNQHNTLGSLSADSSSSIHLNAFQLSLGANHTDSTIEGTISGIGGSLAKKGSGRLILNGNHTFTGCTDIQGGTLAGTGSINGDLTIQTGAIFVPGNHMVGTFNIAGNYLQSAESVLAASIDGSGQSSLVDAQGLASINGNLNIHSPDGQYHVGTPYLIVRGQKGRNGTFSSCSVTNPYFLPSLEYDAAHVFLTLKTNFNPFAANQNQRNVARQIDQLLQPDYSQQALIHHLGTLTPGQLQKRLAQYSGAQYVSLIQSLQFSHHRLIQRLSALNLCLPVCCQGGSPLTFWAQGSGERGFISNSHRTPGLKSTTWNINLGGFKYLGLHLALGASVNYEFNQINFKLGGNAKVHQTQGILFALYQHPSFYALANLIGGGGNCKIKRLAFIKNERIRPSTNPFLANGAAYFELGKTFCASKVKWQPFLGLDLSYFHQQSSIERHGKILNLKILHKKLSTIKSRMGFHVRGDFDGLEIKVGFDWRYAFKGFQNEMRVQFKNFGDSFKVQGAPLHRHSFESFLQAKKQIFPGVQLYGQLAGEKGHCFSNYQASLGLNAFY